Sequence from the Panicum virgatum strain AP13 chromosome 5N, P.virgatum_v5, whole genome shotgun sequence genome:
gattgctgttttggagtcgtctccctcttgtagctggatagtcttggtgcccacatcatcagttggtttaaccgatgattggcttggcttcttggaaggcatcgactccttgagtgagagttccttagcagcagcaagtatttcacTGATAGAGCTAGGGACCCGgattgtggcagcatgatctattgcttccttgtcacaCTCGAAGggcttgaggaggtctccacaTAATGAAAGTACTCCtggttgcctggcatcttgaggagcaggtagacatagtgcggtactgccatgaacttggctagagcaggtcttcccaagatagcatggtaAGAAGATTCGGAGTcagctacttcgaatttgatgtattctgtctggaagttctgttctgtaccaaatgtaaCTGGGAGAGTAACCGAGCCGATTGGTGTAGAGGAATCCCCGGGGACGATGTCGTAGAATGGAGCCTTTCTTGGAGTAAGCAGCCTCATGTAGTTGAGACCCATCTTTGCCAAAGTacttgcaaagatcaggttgagcccacttccaccGTCAATGAGTACTCAAGTAAGTTTGGAGCCCTGGACGACtagatcgagtactagcggaaAATTttcaggttcagagaagctggaccattgatcttccctggagaaggtaatgaggacctcgctgtatttaagtggcctctgaattgctggcttgactgagaggatctctcagAGTAGGAGCTTTTGAGCTCacttggagaagctgggatctCCTCCGAATATGACATTGACGAtgttttgttgctgttggaaactgtcatggtctttcttgtcttcttcgtcatctttgtcttgttttttcttagGAGCTTCTGCTGGTGCCGATTGGAAGGActtgcgcaggatcgtgcatTCCCACATCGAGTGATTGCTCTTGGGGTGAATTGGGCATCTCTTGTTGTAgagaatcttgtcgaactggtcctgcggcTTGTCACCCTTCTTACCATACGGGGTGtgatccatagtgccgactgTATCGTCAGGCTTACGCTTGCGTGTAGGATCCCGCTAGTTGCTAGGCCCTCCACAGTCGATGTGgtgcttcccattgttgtcgttgttgcgaCTCGGGAAGCGGCTGCattcttgctcttcttcatccgcccagcgctgcatcatgtctcgTAGCTCCACTACCGTTTTGGGGCGATTACGCCCAAAATCACGGTATAAAGACTGGACGGTGTTGCCACTctagaagtagtcgatgacgtcgtcatCGGCGACGTTGGGGACGGTGgcccttgtgtcgaagaagcgcttgacgtaggatctgatcgactcgccttgctcctgcttgcacatggacagggcATGGCGAGTAGCCACTTGATGTTGTGACCCTTGAAAGTTGTCGACAaacgccttcttgaggtcctcccacgagtgtATCGAttcgcgcgccaagctttcgagccacgtgaggggtgcaggctccagggccatcgggaagtagaggaccttggtgttggtgtctccccctacaacactaacagcggtcgaatataaacgtaaccattgggtagggtcttgcttaccatcgtacttttggatgttcatgggattgaaatccttcgggtactaGGCATTGTCGAAGACTTTGCTAagggcttggaagcggtcgGAGTTGTGTGCGAGCTGCaatctgcgtcttgcgttgatgatgtcccgtgcgtccactatggaatcggctacttcctccctgttgggcccgcggttgttgttgttgcgatttggctgaggcccaggggcttggtttgcccTGGATCGATGGTTACATGCAACTTCTTGATCCTCCTAGTTTCTTTGATTTTGCTCCTCCAACTGTTGTTGTCGGTGATGGCCTCCAGGAGTGCgacttgcttgaggtatgactgttgcaGTGGCCCTTGACTGGGTGCCATGGAGTGAGGATAACgggttttgtctctcgagttgttcaacagcgtTCTTGGCAAGGTGTATGACACGCTCTATCTCTGGGTTTTGAGACAACTGCATGAGTCGCAGGGTCACTTCTGTCATCGCAGCAGTTGGTGTTCTAAAGACAGGGTCAGCGACATTGTTGAATTCGTGGTTGAGGTTGCGGGGGGGAAGACGGCGCGTTCAGCTACATTAACCCTGCGCTCCTCTTTGCGTCGATTCCTTGTCCTGTGGGCCGTGcgagtggcttcttcttcatctggtggagcatcttgggtcagattgtctgctaaaatctgatccaaggcttcgttttGGATCGTGCTGGCTAGGTTCCGGTTGTTGGATGATCACTGGAACCAGTCGTTCGGTAGAGAAGCTTTCCATGTCTGAATCGTAgtcagctaggacagttcctccggacccagtttccctctcggtaGCGAGGGGAGTACCGTGTTGGAACGGAAGATCCTCGatgctggcgacttctcgcaggttgtcgagtagttctgcgtgGGTATGGCTttggcaagatttgagttgcatcttagctagcgcattggtgatgaaatccaggctatCTTGAGGTGACTTGACTGGATCTAGGTATACatcgaaaacgggtgcctcccgacTAGCGGTGACTGAGTAGTTTTCGACGCGGAGTagatgatccaagctatttttaTAGATGGATTTAATCATCTATTTGTAAGCAAATGATGAATTGCGCAAGCCGAAGATGCGTTGTGCAAGAGGAGTCCCAATTCGAGTAGatttcggtttgagatcaatctgagttcgagtggaactcgagttgttttcgagttccgtctcgatctccttggcgaggtcgggaagcaacataacgCTACGATCGTGAGATCTAGTGAGTTTGTTGGAATCTTCCGATGTAGAGATCTTCAgtgtgggagagttggttaggtggctgtcgAAACCGCCcaaaccattggcgacgcagacccacgagctgaagatgaaggtggcacCTCGGGGAAGCGTCATGGTGCTGAGAGCGAAGGTgtccatcgaactcgccgatgaactcgccgagtcccctacctggcgcgccagctgtcggtgtttaccgccaagcctgctcaggaatacccttagcactaaggtttgtaggtagggatcgactgctctggaacttgaTGATGCAaggtgtaggaatatggggtagcagaaacaaaaattttctaccacataaaccaggattactgcagttatagatcacgggattaccactagacgcgctgttgcggaacttctgtagcgcgtcggtgtagtgcagatggaagccggcagtgcagttgcgtgaacctcctctcgaatggctcgtccttgtgcagcagatgcggcacATCCAAGgcatccacacgtacgggaagaagcgtcgcgatCCGGACTGCTAGATCCGCGAAGGCGACCTAGGACTTGGCGCACAGGAGGGGGCGGCACTATTCacggcggctactgtagcgcgCACTGTCACCTGCGTGGTACTGTTCACACGCTGGTACTGTAGCACCAGTTAGGGTTTTTTAGGCGCCCCccttctgtttatatagccccttaggtgggctgccttgggccccaccttgggggccccttttgggcctaaaaggcccattagtgcacctaagcccagtctaattcggatctcatccttatcaggcttctttccaTTAAGTGTGTGAcgctatgggctcacatgcgaatagacatgacccgagtactcttactcggcccaatagtagacagtagcctctagcaagacatgtcaactcctatacgcacacaaagatcatatcagacgagccgccacaatatcatatacatgctgttccctttgcctcacgatatttggtcttgcttgaagccgaccactctttctcgatcctatgATTtagaatccttggttaactcttaaccctagcatggccatgcatttcttgatccgaatcactcgaggggcccagagatatctctcttgtagagaggggcaaatcccatcttgaccgactatgtctcacggcatgcttcttgacagacccgaaaaccacatttataactacccagttacggtgcagcgtttgatggctcctaagtaagtcggttcacatcttgaatacatacgacgatctcaggtcttaggacacagcgtacatattgtgtaatgagaagtcatcatctcgtgttgggtcagttcaatctcatgtctcacatgagcccacattattagtttgacatcctcatgtccatgacttgtgaaacgtagtcaatcaactaatacatgtgctagtctaatattcatgtgtgtcctcacatgaactccgactaggaacattttagaatattcatacaagtatagagtttcacaaatacttcacataagcattaatcaatataagttgtcatctatgaatattcaaggtacactttattaaccatgaatacaaggaaatatgattgcctctagggcatatttccaacacaaggaacacaaaaatttagacaggttcgggccgcgagttgcgtaataccctacgtcttgtgtggtgatttgtattgccttaggtgttgatgtgtttcgagggggtcccttcccgctcttatatatccggggggacaggattacatggaaagtcctagccgagtacagatggagtcctactacagcacgatcgggtagttttctttgtactgcagctagttctacgcctattcgggtagtttacaagagaggtaaggtacatccatgagatatcccttactctagaacattctatgacTATAatcagtcccgctgccccgggtctgacacccgGACAGTGCACTGCAggggcgccgcctcgccgcgagCGCCGAGGCCGCTGGAGTACCCCTCGGCGCCGTCACTTTCCTATGCCAGAGGTGGGAGTTACTGCTACTAGTTACTACGCCTTATTCATCCTCTTAGCACGTTTAGCTACCATAATTTGCCCGTGTATTTTTTCCTAATCTTCCTTCCTTTCCTACTGTTGCATACTATAGTCAAAACCAATTTGCTCCTTTTCCCACGAATTAACTTGTATTGGCTGTTAGCTTCTGTAAAGTACAATGGGAAATGTATTGTTGTCAGACAAATTGTTGTTCTGCTAGTTAGTCTGTATATATGTGCATATCTTCGATAATGTAAATGCTTTTAGATCAATGATAGAACAAAATCATCATTGATCTAAAAGCATTTAGGGAAATGTAGGTTGATAATTTATGGCAGTCAACATGCAGTTGATAATTCTAGTGAAAAATGTAGGTTCTATGCTACGTTTTTCCCCCTTGTTTAGATAACTCTAAGGggtatacaaaccataactgtTCTTCTAGGTTTTGCACCACAGAGACGTCCTGCTGACTGGCTGCTTTGTCAGAATGCTGATCTTATTTTTCATTACATATATTGTTATTAATATCTCATGACTTTTTTATGTTTTGATTAGTGCACTGTTTATATGCTAGTGAAGGGGTTGTATTTTGTTGTAAACAGCCAAACCAATATGTATGACTCACTTGTATGAAGAGTTAGCGAAGATTTTTAATGTCGGTTGGAAATGATAAAAAGAACCCCTGTAATCATCACATCGTTTAATTGGGTTATTGCAAAGTCTTGGGACTTATCTTTCTCAACATTTGTCTTTGCAAATAGAATTTTCTCAACTCTTATGTTCAACTTAACTTTGTGCTAAACTCCACTCAATCACCGATATCAATTTCTATTGACATACATCTGGAGGAACAATTAATATATTTCAGTGATTTCAGTGATTTGCTCACAAATCCATATTTCATTGATAATGTTTCATGCTAGCCATGTGGCATGTGCTGATAACCTCTGATTGGGTGGTTCAAATGTATGATTGATCATGAGTAGTTATAATCCTGTTGCTTATTAACTCACTGCTTGCCAAGATGGTTCTTGGTTAATATTCATAATACCGTAGAAGCAAAAGGTTGCATTGCCCCTGGTGTTCTTCCTTGTGTCCTGCAACTAGTCAGCTGTGAGACAAACATGTGTCTGCACAAACCTCATTAGTTTACAACCAGCAAAGTAAAATGAAAATGTTGTGATAACAATAATGTTATATTCCTTTTGAATGTAGCATGAGCTGCTGATAATATTTTCATCTTGTTCAATAATTGTTTTTGAAATTCAGATCTATTACATGCGTAAATTATTTGTATCTAATAACTAAGAATCATTTCCTCTGCTAGAAGGAAActgaaataaaaataataaaactatcCCAGATATGATGCAATACAATTAGATGTGTAGGTTAATAGCTAAGAATCCTTTCCCCATTTAGAAGGAAACTGAAATAAAAATAATGAAACTATCCCAGATATGATGCAATACAATACTAGTGGCCAGGCCAGAATGATTCAGAAATTCCCAAGAATAGTGAAATTATCTGTATATTGTGGTAGACTGTGGTATTTGATTTAGATGATAGTCATGCTATTTTGATTGTTTCTATTTGGTAAGTTTTGGTGTTGTTTCAGCTTAAAGCCTTACACAGATCTGTAAcagattttcttttcaaaaaaaaatatgtaaCAGATTTTTCCAAAATTGCAGGTGTGAGACAGTTTTAAGGCCAGGCTTCAACTGCACTGTCCGCATAAGGAATAAGAGAAATAAAGCTAGGCGACGGAAGAAATCAAACTGCTGTCAGAACAGCATTTCCTATGCATGCCATTTCTGTGGAGATCAGAATCTAATATTGGGTAGTGGAAAGGGTGTAGTTAAGAGCTTGTTACCATCAAGAGAGCATGCAACCATGGACTCATCCCGTAGAATTTTGAGAGGAAACAGTAGCAACACAAGAACACAAGGTATGAAAAAAGTACTTGAGCATTCTCAAGCAGCAAGTTTGCAAGTGGATCCGCCATCTGAGTTGAGACAGTCAACTTCTGAGAGGGGTGAACATGGGGAAAGGCTAAAATGTAGTCTCTCTCTTATAGGTTCCAAAATGGAGGGAGTGGTCTTGTCAACGGTGAAGTCTGGTCATTTAGCAGCCTCTACTTCTGAAGAGGGTAGCATACAAGTAATAGAAAATACAAATGATGAACAGATGCATGAAAATGAGCCTATTTCTTGCGAGAATGTTAAAATATGTGAAGCCAATGCTACTTCCCAAGCAGAGCTTCCAGTTGCATCGACATTTGTGACGCCTCAGAAGAAGAAACTTGCGGAGGTGACTGATACTAAACATTCGGCGGAACCGTTGAATTCAACAGGAAGTAAGACAGGCAAGAAAGGAGAGAATCCTGGCTCAGTTACTGGCAACACCCTTTCAAGCTCAATCAAGTCTGCCCCAAATGACTCACGGAAGAATTCAAAATGTGCATCAAGTGATTCTGCTCCGGTCTCCGGTAGTTCAAGGAAGCGGGCAAGGAAAGGGTGGACGACGCTGAAACAGATAGCTGAAAAGGATGAGCtcgagaggaaggagaagatgggtAACTTTGTAATCCCCTTCTTCATGCCATAAGCCACGTGTTACAGTTTTTGCCCACATTGTAGTGTTTCTTCATCGGTGGATCTGCTAAGAACGACAAAGTAATTTTGGTGTGGAAGCAATCTGTTTAGAATTTTAGATTTTGTATCGATCAGTTGGGATAAAAGAAATATGATGTTACCCAGAGTCTGAATCCAGCCAAAAGGGCAAGCAATTGTTTTTCTTGTGATGCCTGTGCGACTGGTTTTTCATTGCCGTAGGTGTTCCATCCAatccattcattcattcattctaACCGCTCATATGTACATACTTTGTCATGCGTGCAGTGGTCATATAAACTATCATCAATTGACATATATGTCAATTGACAATTGTTATCTTATTCAAATTTTCCCCAATGATTACTAACATGTCTTGCACATGAACAGTGTATTGGACGTGACTTGTCAAACGCAGCCAATCAGTGGATAGATGGTAACAACTCTAGATAATTTAGCAAGATCAAGACATGTTATTTTTAGTATGAAATGGATTATACACATGGATAGCATACCAGGGGGTAGGGGATAACCAGCGCCCCTCCCGAAACAGGATGCGGGTAGTACTACAAGGCATATGTGGTGAATACTAGCACGGTGGTGACTGGTAGCAAAGCGTGCAGGGGCATATAGAGCAGAGAGCCCAGAGGAGTACCTGAAGGTTTTGCCCAGGTCGGAGGCCATGGCTAAGTAGTTGAGCGCTTCCTGAAGATCACTATGGATGACTTAGAGCAAGGGGGTAGACTGAGGTCGAAGTTTGTCTTCTCCCTCTACCAAAAAAACCAGGAAAATAAGCAACTAAAGTCAAATTGATTCCAAGCGCGAAAACAACAACTCTTGTACAAACAATTTATTGGCCGGAGATGGTGCAGTTTATCTGCGCGTTGAAAAAATCTCTCGCTTGTCTCATGTCCAAAGCATAGTTGGGGTCCGACTTTTCTCACGGGTAACAGACCAGTATGTACGGACCGGCGGGTGGGGCAGGAATTTTCTAGACTTGCGTGAGAAGATCTTCTTCTTAGTGTAAGTGTAATGATGTGGGGGCGGTCTCCCCGCAGGTCTAGTTCTTTTACAAACAATTTCTCACGTAGGTTAACTCCTAAAGAAGCGTTTTACAAAGCTTCTCGTAATTTGATTGATTTATTTCTTTGTTTTCTGCACGTGGAGGAAGAAGCCATTAGTAGCCTTATCACGTCAAGTAGCTTGCTATCCGAACAACTACGATATATACCACTTCACACTACAACTACTACACACGTCTATGTGCAAAAATCACTTGAAGATAGACTCATGGGCATCTATCAAGTACTGGAGGTAAGCTCGTCAACATAGCCATAGCATAGCTACGATGAGTTCAAGGTTTACGCATCCTATTTTCGCCAGCATATCTCAATCAGCTTCCGAACAAGACGATCGACCCAGCGCAACACTACGAGTATGCTCTAGTGGGTCTAGGATGGTGGTTCGCTTGGGCGGTGAGTGCAAAACTATTTACTTCCGTGCTTGCTGGGTGGTGGATGGACAGATTCCAGTAGCCGTGCAGATGCTTGTATGAAGTCATTACCTTAAATTAATAACCAATTTTTGCAAACCAATCTTCCCACGGACTTGACATGTCGATCCATCATTGGCAAGCCAAATTTTGGCTCACCAATGCCTTGGTTAGAATTTGGTAATTTCTTCATGAAAAATTCGGATAAACTAAATTGAGCCACAATATCTACCCATGGCCTTGGAGCCACAATATATATATCGTACTCCCT
This genomic interval carries:
- the LOC120674766 gene encoding uncharacterized protein LOC120674766, whose translation is MGKKNSGASAKAANQAVSLREVTSRRTCVDEASMLRVKHLQRLAAWAGTEVGVGPLGALQGRRLAASAEAAGVPLGAVTFLCQRCETVLRPGFNCTVRIRNKRNKARRRKKSNCCQNSISYACHFCGDQNLILGSGKGVVKSLLPSREHATMDSSRRILRGNSSNTRTQGMKKVLEHSQAASLQVDPPSELRQSTSERGEHGERLKCSLSLIGSKMEGVVLSTVKSGHLAASTSEEGSIQVIENTNDEQMHENEPISCENVKICEANATSQAELPVASTFVTPQKKKLAEVTDTKHSAEPLNSTGSKTGKKGENPGSVTGNTLSSSIKSAPNDSRKNSKCASSDSAPVSGSSRKRARKGWTTLKQIAEKDELERKEKMGNFVIPFFMP